Within Marmota flaviventris isolate mMarFla1 chromosome 13, mMarFla1.hap1, whole genome shotgun sequence, the genomic segment TGAAGGATGTTGTCAGTTTTCTGACAGCAGCTAGCTTTCTTCAGATGCAGTGTGTCATTGACAAGTGCACGCAGATCCTAGAGAGCATCCAttcaaaaataagtgttggagaTGTCGACTCTGTCACTGTCGGTGCTGAGGAAAATCCCGAGAGCCGTAATGGAGTGAAAGACGGCAGCTTCTTCACCAACCCTGTTGAGATCTCCCCTCCATACTGCCCTCAGGTACGGCAGCCCGCTGTGAGCAGTGATCTCCGGATGGAGACAACTCCCAGCAAAGCTTTGCGCAGCCGCTTACAGGAGGAGGGGCATTCAGACAGGGGGAGCAGTGGGAGTGTGTCTGAGTATGAGATTCAGATCGAGGGGGACCATGAGCAAGGGGACCTCTTGGTGAGGGAAAGCCAGATCACTGAGGTTAAAGTGAAGATGGAAAAGTCCGACCGACCCAGCTGTTCTGACAGCTCCTCCCTAGGTGATGATGGGTACCACACCGAAATGGTTGATGGGGAACAAGTTGTGGCAGTGAATGTGGGCTCCTATGGCTCTGTGCTCCAGCATGCATATTCCTATTCCCAAGCAGCCTCACAGCCAACCAGTgtttcagaagcttttggaagTCTGAGTAATTCTAGCCCATCCAGGTCCATGCTGAGCTGTTTCCGAGGAGGGCGTGCCCGCCAGAAGCGGGCTCTGTCCGTCCACCTGCACAGTGACCTGCAGGGCATGGTACAGGGATCTGACAGTGAAGCTGTGATGAGCAACCCTGGGTATGAGAGCAGTCCCCGGGAGAGGAGTGCAAGAGGTCACTGGTACCCATACAATGAGAGGTTGATCTGTATTTACTGTGGGAAGTCCTTCAACCAGAAAGGAAGCCTTGACAGGCACATGCGCCTCCATATGGGAATCACCCCCTTTGTGTGCAAGTTCTGTGGGAAGAAGTACACACGGAAGGACCAACTGGAGTACCACATCCGGGGCCACACTGATGATAAACCATTCCGCTGTGAGATCTGTGGGAAGTGCTTTCCATTCCAAGGTACCCTCAACCAGCACCTGAGGAAAAACCACCCAGGCGTTGCCGAAGTCAGGAGTCGTCTAGAGTCCCCTGAGAGAACAGATGTGTATGTGGAACAGAAACTAGAAAATGACGCATCAGCCTCAGATATGGCCCTAGATTCCCGGATGGAAATTCATACAGTGTCAGATGCTCCTGATTAAGATGGTAAAGAAGTGCACCCAAACAAAGCACATTAATCAATGCATATTTGTGATTTGCTTTGTTGTAATCTTTGGTTTTCCCAACCATCTGGAAATCTCTTGGTCTCTTGGCAGTTTTTCTAAAGTTTCTGGATGGAACACTTCATTGTGTTTATCCTTTCCCCGCCCTCTCTCCCCCAAGGAGCTCAAAGCATGAAGGGCAACATATCCAGGGAAAACATGGGCTGACAGTATTCCTCTTTGGCTGAACTCTTAATCCAAAATCCTCCAGTGAGTTAGCTATGCCAACTAGTTGACCCGCCATTCTCTGCCAAGAGGCATACTCTCTCTCATTGTGGGCGCTGGCACCAGTGCATTTCCACGGAGGGACTAGGATGCCGTCAGCTGATACAAATGGGTAACCTTTTCTAATTTAAACTTACT encodes:
- the Zbtb34 gene encoding zinc finger and BTB domain-containing protein 34 isoform X1; protein product: MENLMEECNSRLRFMSVEMDSSSFIQFDVPEYSSTVLSQLNELRLQGKLCDIIVHIQGQPFRAHKAVLAASSPYFRDHSALSTMSGLSISVIKNPNVFEQLLSFCYTGRMSLQLKDVVSFLTAASFLQMQCVIDKCTQILESIHSKISVGDVDSVTVGAEENPESRNGVKDGSFFTNPVEISPPYCPQVRQPAVSSDLRMETTPSKALRSRLQEEGHSDRGSSGSVSEYEIQIEGDHEQGDLLVRESQITEVKVKMEKSDRPSCSDSSSLGDDGYHTEMVDGEQVVAVNVGSYGSVLQHAYSYSQAASQPTSVSEAFGSLSNSSPSRSMLSCFRGGRARQKRALSVHLHSDLQGMVQGSDSEAVMSNPGYESSPRERSARGHWYPYNERLICIYCGKSFNQKGSLDRHMRLHMGITPFVCKFCGKKYTRKDQLEYHIRGHTDDKPFRCEICGKCFPFQGTLNQHLRKNHPGVAEVRSRLESPERTDVYVEQKLENDASASDMALDSRMEIHTVSDAPD
- the Zbtb34 gene encoding zinc finger and BTB domain-containing protein 34 isoform X2 — translated: MSVEMDSSSFIQFDVPEYSSTVLSQLNELRLQGKLCDIIVHIQGQPFRAHKAVLAASSPYFRDHSALSTMSGLSISVIKNPNVFEQLLSFCYTGRMSLQLKDVVSFLTAASFLQMQCVIDKCTQILESIHSKISVGDVDSVTVGAEENPESRNGVKDGSFFTNPVEISPPYCPQVRQPAVSSDLRMETTPSKALRSRLQEEGHSDRGSSGSVSEYEIQIEGDHEQGDLLVRESQITEVKVKMEKSDRPSCSDSSSLGDDGYHTEMVDGEQVVAVNVGSYGSVLQHAYSYSQAASQPTSVSEAFGSLSNSSPSRSMLSCFRGGRARQKRALSVHLHSDLQGMVQGSDSEAVMSNPGYESSPRERSARGHWYPYNERLICIYCGKSFNQKGSLDRHMRLHMGITPFVCKFCGKKYTRKDQLEYHIRGHTDDKPFRCEICGKCFPFQGTLNQHLRKNHPGVAEVRSRLESPERTDVYVEQKLENDASASDMALDSRMEIHTVSDAPD